The following proteins come from a genomic window of Lolium rigidum isolate FL_2022 chromosome 5, APGP_CSIRO_Lrig_0.1, whole genome shotgun sequence:
- the LOC124654359 gene encoding heat stress transcription factor A-2c-like — protein MDPVAGSIAKELLEQPQDGAPRPIEAAPPPFLTKTYDLAEDPSTDQVVSWSSAGDSFVVWDPRVFTEVLIPRLFKHNNFSSFIRQLHTYGFRKVDPDRWEFANEGFVRGQRHLLKMIKRRKLPSKVPPSQHQAITSWLGVGQFGIEEEIDRLKRDNNILITEVAKLRHEQQAIKDHVQAMEERLRTAEQKHAQMMGFLARAMRNPWFFQHLVQQQDERKELEDAISKKRRRPIDNVPFYGLGVTSHSKQHDSELFDSGVLTELSEPRMPGLNNDQNIQEIGKGNIDEEKMDQANGQVELNNAFWAELFSDDFGDGSRLSELEGRRPQDIDELAQQLGYLSSTIPQ, from the exons ATGGACCCGGTGGCGGGGAGCATTGCGAAGGAGCTCCTGGAGCAACCGCAGGACGGAGCGCCGCGGCCGATAGAGGCAGCCCCGCCGCCGTTCCTCACCAAGACGTACGACCTGGCGGAGGACCCGTCGACGGATCAGGTGGTGTCGTGGAGCAGCGCCGGCGACAGCTTCGTGGTGTGGGATCCGCGCGTCTTCACCGAGGTGCTGATCCCGCGACTCTTCAAGCACAACAACTTCTCCAGCTTCATCAGGCAGCTCCACACCTAC GGTTTCAGAAAGGTTGATCCTGACAGGTGGGAGTTTGCAAATGAAGGTTTCGTGAGGGGTCAAAGACATCTCCTGAAgatgatcaagaggaggaagctgcCGTCCAAGGTGCCTCCATCACAGCATCAGGCCATCACGTCTTGGCTGGGGGTTGGTCAGTTTGGAATTGAGGAAGAGATTGACAGACTGAAACGTGATAACAACATCTTGATCACAGAGGTAGCGAAGCTAAGGCATGAGCAGCAGGCCATTAAGGATCACGTGCAAGCCATGGAAGAGAGGCTAAGAACTGCTGAACAGAAACATGCCCAGATGATGGGGTTCTTGGCAAGAGCAATGCGTAACCCATGGTTCTTCCAACATTTAGTTCAACAACAGGATGAGAGGAAGGAGCTTGAGGATGCCATCTCGAAGAAAAGAAGGCGGCCCATAGACAATGTTCCATTCTATGGCCTTGGAGTAACAAGTCATAGCAAGCAACATGATTCGGAGTTGTTTGATTCGGGTGTCCTTACTGAGCTCAGTGAACCTAGAATGCCTGGTCTGAACAATGATCAGAACATTCAGGAGATTGGGAAGGGTAACATAGATGAGGAAAAGATGGATCAAGCTAATGGGCAGGTGGAGCTCAACAATGCATTTTGGGCAGAGCTGTTTTCTGATGATTTTGGGGACGGGTCTAGGCTGTCAGAGTTGGAGGGAAGGAGACCTCAGGATATCGATGAACTGGCTCAGCAGTTAGGGTATCTGAGTTCTACTATCCCGCAGTAG
- the LOC124658454 gene encoding UDP-glycosyltransferase 91D2-like, translated as MDDETGSSSQLHIVICPWLAFGHLLPCLDLAERLASRGHRVSLVSTPRNIARLPPVRPTVAPFVGLVALPLPRVAGLPDGAESTHDVPLGKFHLHLEASDGLAAPFSEFLESLCAEPGRKKPDWIVVDYFNHWAAAAAVQHKVPCALLVLLAATVVAALDIRLFRRTESQSAKTELISVQGVPATSIAERVSSTLERCDLVAMRSCVEWEPESVPLASTFGGKPVVPFGLLPPSPDGGRRGDSGKDGTAVRWLDAQPAMSVVYVALGSEVPLRPEEVHELALGLELAGTRFLWALRKPPLGSDAVLLPAGFEERTRGHGLVMNGWVPQLEILAHDAVAVFLTHCGWNSTVEGLLFGRPLVMLPIMGDQEPNARLMARRKVGMQVPRNQNDGSFDREGVAAAIRAVAVEEEGRRVFAANAKKLQEIVSDTECHERYIDRFIQQLRCYK; from the coding sequence ATGGACGACGAGACTGGCTCCTCGTCCCAGCTGCACATCGTGATCTGCCCGTGGCTCGCCTTCGGGCACCTGCTCCCCTGCCTGGACCTCGCCGAGCGCCTGGCATCGCGGGGTCACCGCGTGTCTCTTGTCTCCACGCCGCGGAACATCGCGCGGCTCCCGCCCGTGCGTCCCACCGTGGCGCCGTTCGTCGGTCTCGTGGCGCTGCCGCTCCCGCGCGTGGCGGGGCTCCCCGACGGCGCCGAGTCCACCCACGACGTCCCCTTGGGCAAGTTCCACCTCCACCTCGAGGCCTCCGACGGCCTCGCCGCGCCCTTCTCCGAGTTCTTGGAGTCGCTGTGCGCCGAGCCCGGCAGAAAGAAGCCAGACTGGATCGTCGTGGACTACTTCAAccactgggccgccgccgccgcagtccaGCACAAGGTTCCGTGTGCGCTGCTTGTCCTACTCGCTGCCACCGTGGTCGCCGCATTGGACATCCGACTGTTCAGGCGCACCGAATCCCAGTCGGCGAAGACGGAGCTCATCTCCGTGCAGGGCGTGCCGGCGACGTCCATCGCCGAGCGGGTCTCCTCGACGCTCGAGAGGTGCGATCTCGTGGCCATGCGGAGCTGCGTCGAGTGGGAGCCCGAGAGCGTCCCTCTCGCGTCGACGTTCGGCGGCAAGCCGGTCGTTCCCTTCGGCCTCCTGCCGCCGTCGCCTGACGGAGGCCGCCGCGGCGACAGCGGGAAGGACGGCACCGCCGTGCGATGGCTCGACGCGCAGCCGGCCATGTCAGTCGTCTACGTCGCGCTGGGAAGCGAGGTGCCGCTGCGGCCCGAGGAGGTGCACGAGCTCGCCCTTGGGCTGGAGCTCGCCGGGACGCGCTTCCTCTGGGCACTGAGGAAGCCACCCCTCGGTTCCGATGCCGTCCTCCTCCCCGCGGGGTTCGAGGAGCGCACACGCGGCCATGGCCTCGTGATGAACGGGTGGGTTCCTCAGCTGGAGATACTGGCGCACGACGCCGTGGCCGTGTTCCTGACGCACTGCGGCTGGAACTCCACCGTCGAGGGGCTCCTCTTCGGGCGTCCTCTCGTCATGTTGCCCATCATGGGTGACCAGGAGCCGAACGCGCGGCTGATGGCGCGTAGGAAGGTCGGGATGCAGGTGCCGCGAAACCAAAACGACGGGTCGTTTGACCGAGAAGGCGTCGCCGCGGCCATTCGGGCGGTCGCGGTTGAGGAAGAAGGCAGGAGAGTGTTTGCAGCCAACGCCAAGAAGCTGCAAGAGATCGTGTCGGACACGGAGTGCCATGAGAGGTATATCGACAGATTTATTCAGCAGCTCAGATGCTACAAGTAG